The Coffea arabica cultivar ET-39 chromosome 4e, Coffea Arabica ET-39 HiFi, whole genome shotgun sequence genome includes a window with the following:
- the LOC113740287 gene encoding DNA-(apurinic or apyrimidinic site) endonuclease isoform X3 — translation MKRFFKPVEKDGSSKKANVSASSPFSSVNDGEETAEISSENGDNKEPLKFLTWNANSFLLRAKNDWPEFSKFVENLDPDIIAIQEVRMPAAGSKGTPKNPRELKDDTSSSREEKQVMMRALSSPPFRNYAVWWSLSDFKYAGTALLIKKCFKPQKVSFSLDRTGSKHEPEGRVILAEFESFRFLNTYVPNNGWKDEETSFQRRRKWDKRMLEFVLQNSDKPLIWCGDLNVSHEDIDVSHPEFFSTAKLNGYVPPNKEDSGQPGFTLSERKRFGAILKEGKLVDAYRYLHKEKDMERGFSWSGNPVGK, via the exons ATGAAGAGATTTTTTAAACCAGTGGAAAAAGATGGCTCTTCCAAGAAAGCCAATGTCTCTGCTTCTTCCCCTTTTTCCTCAGTTAATGATGGTGAAGAAACTGCAGAAATCTCTTCAGAGAATGGCGACAATAAGGAGCCTTTAAAGTTCTTGACGTGGAATGCTAATAGCTTTCTTTTGAGAGCGAAGAATGACTGGCCTGAGTTCAGTAAATTCGTGGAGAATCTTGACCCTGATATCATCGCCATACAG GAAGTAAGGATGCCTGCAGCCGGCTCCAAGGGAACACCTAAAAATCCTAGAGAGTTGAAAGATGACACAAGCTCTTCACGTGAAGAAAAGCAG GTTATGATGCGTGCCCTATCAAGTCCACCTTTTCGAAATTATGCAGTTTGGTGGTCTCTTTCAGATTTTAAGTATGCTGGTACTGCATTACTTATTAAAAAGTGCTTCAAACCACAGAAGGTCTCTTTCTCACTTGATCGAACAG GTTCAAAGCATGAACCAGAAGGTCGGGTAATTTTGGCTGAATTTGAGTCATTCCGGTTTCTTAATACCTATGTGCCGAACAATGGTTGGAAAGATGAGGAAACTTCTTTtcagaggagaagaaaatgggatAAGAGGATGCTAGAGTTTGTTTTGCAAAACTCAGACAAACCTCTTATCTGGTGCGGTGACCTCAATGTCAG TCATGAGGATATAGATGTGAGCCATCCAGAATTTTTCAGCACAGCAAAGCTTAATGGTTATGTCCCCCCAAACAAAGAG GATTCTGGGCAGCCTGGATTTACACTGTCTGAAAGGAAGCGATTTGGTGCTATATTGAAAGA GGGAAAGCTAGTAGATGCCTACAGGTACTTGCATAAGGAGAAGGACATGGAGCGTGGCTTTTCATGGTCAGGGAACCCTGTTGGAAAGTGA
- the LOC113740057 gene encoding exosome complex component RRP45A isoform X3 — protein MEQRLANTWRMTVNEKKFIETALHSDLRIDGRRPFDYRELTVKFGREDGSSEVQLGLTHVMGFVSSQLVQPYRDRPNEGTLSVYTEFSPMADPSFEAGRPTESAVELGRVIDRGLRESRAVDTESLCVVSGKFVWSIRIDLHILDNGGNLVDAANIAALAALLTFRRPECSLGGEDGQEVIVHPPEVREPLPLIIHHLPVAVTFAFIGDENMVVIDPTHFEEGIMGGRLTATLNANGDLCAIQKAGGDGVMQSVIMQCLRIASVKAADITAKIRKAVDSYNTERALSKIRRQPASVAVQVTEPNQIEVKELISKHKEKLMLKSEEGGASHSDDMEIEAQSSEQDKSRRRDSTSKSFVGGPLSWDPYSKGVDFEELQASIASRGGTCREAREIKI, from the exons ATGGAGCAGAGATTAGCTAATACGTGGCGGATGACGGTGAATGAGAAGAAATTCATTGAGACTGCCTTGCATTCTGACCTTAGAATAGATGGTCGACGGCCATTCGATTATAGAGAGCTTACGGTCAAGTTTGGTAG AGAAGATGGCTCATCAGAGGTGCAGCTGGGCCTGACACATGTCATGGGATTCGTGAGTTCCCAACTGGTGCAGCCTTATCGAGATAGGCCGAATGAAGGAACCCTTTCAGTCTACACAGAGTTTTCGCCCATGGCTGACCCTTCTTTTGAGGCGGGTCGTCCTACAGAATCTGCTGTAGAATTGGGGCGTGTGATAGACCGTGGATTAAG AGAGAGCAGGGCTGTAGATACAGAATCACTGTGTGTTGTTTCTGGGAAGTTTGTGTGGTCAATTCGTATCGATCTGCACATTTTAGACAATGGAGG AAATCTTGTTGATGCTGCCAACATTGCTGCTTTAGCTGCTCTCTTGACATTCCGGAGACCTGAATGTTCACTAGGAGGAGAAGATGGTCAGGAAGTCATAGTACATCCACCCGAG GTAAGGGAGCCACTTCCTTTGATTATACATCATCTACCTGTTGCAGTAACCTTTGCATTCATCGGCGATGAAAATATGGTG GTAATAGACCCCACACATTTTGAAGAGGGTATTATGGGAGGAAGATTGACTGCTACGCTTAATGCTAATGGGGATTTATGTGCAATACAAAAGGCTGGGGGCGATGGTGTTATGCAGAGTGTCATCATGCAGTGCTTGCGCATTGCTTCGGTGAAGGCAGCGGATATTACAGCAAAGATAAGGAAAGCT GTTGACTCATATAACACGGAAAGAGCACTAAGCAAGATCAGGCGGCAGCCTGCTAGTGTGGCTGTACAAGTTACTGAACCTAATCAGATAGAAGTTAAGGAGCTCATAAGCAAACATAAGGAGAAATTGATGTTGAAATCAGAAGAGGGTGGTGCAAGTCACAGTGATGACATGGAAATTGAAGCCCAATCATCTGAACAAGATAAAAGTAGAAGGAGAGATAGCACCTCAAAGAGTTTTGTCGGTGGTCCCTTGAGTTG GGATCCCTACTCAAAAGGTGTAGATTTTGAGGAATTGCAAGCCTCTATTGCTTCACGTG GTGGCACCTGTAGAGAAGCTAGAGAAATCAAGATCTGA
- the LOC113740287 gene encoding DNA-(apurinic or apyrimidinic site) endonuclease isoform X2: MKRFFKPVEKDGSSKKANVSASSPFSSVNDGEETAEISSENGDNKEPLKFLTWNANSFLLRAKNDWPEFSKFVENLDPDIIAIQVMMRALSSPPFRNYAVWWSLSDFKYAGTALLIKKCFKPQKVSFSLDRTGSKHEPEGRVILAEFESFRFLNTYVPNNGWKDEETSFQRRRKWDKRMLEFVLQNSDKPLIWCGDLNVSHEDIDVSHPEFFSTAKLNGYVPPNKEDSGQPGFTLSERKRFGAILKEGKLVDAYRYLHKEKDMERGFSWSGNPVGKYRGKRMRIDYFIVSEKLKDRIVSCEMHGQGIELDGFYGSDHCPLSLELSAKSCESET, from the exons ATGAAGAGATTTTTTAAACCAGTGGAAAAAGATGGCTCTTCCAAGAAAGCCAATGTCTCTGCTTCTTCCCCTTTTTCCTCAGTTAATGATGGTGAAGAAACTGCAGAAATCTCTTCAGAGAATGGCGACAATAAGGAGCCTTTAAAGTTCTTGACGTGGAATGCTAATAGCTTTCTTTTGAGAGCGAAGAATGACTGGCCTGAGTTCAGTAAATTCGTGGAGAATCTTGACCCTGATATCATCGCCATACAG GTTATGATGCGTGCCCTATCAAGTCCACCTTTTCGAAATTATGCAGTTTGGTGGTCTCTTTCAGATTTTAAGTATGCTGGTACTGCATTACTTATTAAAAAGTGCTTCAAACCACAGAAGGTCTCTTTCTCACTTGATCGAACAG GTTCAAAGCATGAACCAGAAGGTCGGGTAATTTTGGCTGAATTTGAGTCATTCCGGTTTCTTAATACCTATGTGCCGAACAATGGTTGGAAAGATGAGGAAACTTCTTTtcagaggagaagaaaatgggatAAGAGGATGCTAGAGTTTGTTTTGCAAAACTCAGACAAACCTCTTATCTGGTGCGGTGACCTCAATGTCAG TCATGAGGATATAGATGTGAGCCATCCAGAATTTTTCAGCACAGCAAAGCTTAATGGTTATGTCCCCCCAAACAAAGAG GATTCTGGGCAGCCTGGATTTACACTGTCTGAAAGGAAGCGATTTGGTGCTATATTGAAAGA GGGAAAGCTAGTAGATGCCTACAGGTACTTGCATAAGGAGAAGGACATGGAGCGTGGCTTTTCATGGTCAGGGAACCCTGTTGGAAA GTACCGTGGAAAAAGGATGAGAATTGACTATTTCATTGTTTCAGAGAAACTTAAGGATAGAATCGTCTCATGTGAGATGCATGGGCAAGGAATTGAATTAGATG
- the LOC113740057 gene encoding exosome complex component RRP45A isoform X2, which produces MGFVSSQLVQPYRDRPNEGTLSVYTEFSPMADPSFEAGRPTESAVELGRVIDRGLRESRAVDTESLCVVSGKFVWSIRIDLHILDNGGNLVDAANIAALAALLTFRRPECSLGGEDGQEVIVHPPEVREPLPLIIHHLPVAVTFAFIGDENMVVIDPTHFEEGIMGGRLTATLNANGDLCAIQKAGGDGVMQSVIMQCLRIASVKAADITAKIRKAVDSYNTERALSKIRRQPASVAVQVTEPNQIEVKELISKHKEKLMLKSEEGGASHSDDMEIEAQSSEQDKSRRRDSTSKSFVGGPLSWDPYSKGVDFEELQASIASRVKVAPVEKLEKSRSDEPYKGESPKLLADSSTSLLSDEKAATGLQIEKEKTLKDAVKPKHKRKKKASTNTDAS; this is translated from the exons ATGGGATTCGTGAGTTCCCAACTGGTGCAGCCTTATCGAGATAGGCCGAATGAAGGAACCCTTTCAGTCTACACAGAGTTTTCGCCCATGGCTGACCCTTCTTTTGAGGCGGGTCGTCCTACAGAATCTGCTGTAGAATTGGGGCGTGTGATAGACCGTGGATTAAG AGAGAGCAGGGCTGTAGATACAGAATCACTGTGTGTTGTTTCTGGGAAGTTTGTGTGGTCAATTCGTATCGATCTGCACATTTTAGACAATGGAGG AAATCTTGTTGATGCTGCCAACATTGCTGCTTTAGCTGCTCTCTTGACATTCCGGAGACCTGAATGTTCACTAGGAGGAGAAGATGGTCAGGAAGTCATAGTACATCCACCCGAG GTAAGGGAGCCACTTCCTTTGATTATACATCATCTACCTGTTGCAGTAACCTTTGCATTCATCGGCGATGAAAATATGGTG GTAATAGACCCCACACATTTTGAAGAGGGTATTATGGGAGGAAGATTGACTGCTACGCTTAATGCTAATGGGGATTTATGTGCAATACAAAAGGCTGGGGGCGATGGTGTTATGCAGAGTGTCATCATGCAGTGCTTGCGCATTGCTTCGGTGAAGGCAGCGGATATTACAGCAAAGATAAGGAAAGCT GTTGACTCATATAACACGGAAAGAGCACTAAGCAAGATCAGGCGGCAGCCTGCTAGTGTGGCTGTACAAGTTACTGAACCTAATCAGATAGAAGTTAAGGAGCTCATAAGCAAACATAAGGAGAAATTGATGTTGAAATCAGAAGAGGGTGGTGCAAGTCACAGTGATGACATGGAAATTGAAGCCCAATCATCTGAACAAGATAAAAGTAGAAGGAGAGATAGCACCTCAAAGAGTTTTGTCGGTGGTCCCTTGAGTTG GGATCCCTACTCAAAAGGTGTAGATTTTGAGGAATTGCAAGCCTCTATTGCTTCACGTG TGAAGGTGGCACCTGTAGAGAAGCTAGAGAAATCAAGATCTGATGAGCCATACAAAGGAGAATCACCTAAATTACTTGCTGACAGCAGTACCTCCCTTTTGTCAGATGAAAAGGCTGCAACTGGACTACaaatagaaaaagagaagaCTTTGAAAGATGCTGTGAAGCCTAAGcacaagagaaaaaagaaggcATCAACGAACACAGATGCAAGTTAG
- the LOC113740057 gene encoding exosome complex component RRP45A isoform X1, which translates to MEQRLANTWRMTVNEKKFIETALHSDLRIDGRRPFDYRELTVKFGREDGSSEVQLGLTHVMGFVSSQLVQPYRDRPNEGTLSVYTEFSPMADPSFEAGRPTESAVELGRVIDRGLRESRAVDTESLCVVSGKFVWSIRIDLHILDNGGNLVDAANIAALAALLTFRRPECSLGGEDGQEVIVHPPEVREPLPLIIHHLPVAVTFAFIGDENMVVIDPTHFEEGIMGGRLTATLNANGDLCAIQKAGGDGVMQSVIMQCLRIASVKAADITAKIRKAVDSYNTERALSKIRRQPASVAVQVTEPNQIEVKELISKHKEKLMLKSEEGGASHSDDMEIEAQSSEQDKSRRRDSTSKSFVGGPLSWDPYSKGVDFEELQASIASRVKVAPVEKLEKSRSDEPYKGESPKLLADSSTSLLSDEKAATGLQIEKEKTLKDAVKPKHKRKKKASTNTDAS; encoded by the exons ATGGAGCAGAGATTAGCTAATACGTGGCGGATGACGGTGAATGAGAAGAAATTCATTGAGACTGCCTTGCATTCTGACCTTAGAATAGATGGTCGACGGCCATTCGATTATAGAGAGCTTACGGTCAAGTTTGGTAG AGAAGATGGCTCATCAGAGGTGCAGCTGGGCCTGACACATGTCATGGGATTCGTGAGTTCCCAACTGGTGCAGCCTTATCGAGATAGGCCGAATGAAGGAACCCTTTCAGTCTACACAGAGTTTTCGCCCATGGCTGACCCTTCTTTTGAGGCGGGTCGTCCTACAGAATCTGCTGTAGAATTGGGGCGTGTGATAGACCGTGGATTAAG AGAGAGCAGGGCTGTAGATACAGAATCACTGTGTGTTGTTTCTGGGAAGTTTGTGTGGTCAATTCGTATCGATCTGCACATTTTAGACAATGGAGG AAATCTTGTTGATGCTGCCAACATTGCTGCTTTAGCTGCTCTCTTGACATTCCGGAGACCTGAATGTTCACTAGGAGGAGAAGATGGTCAGGAAGTCATAGTACATCCACCCGAG GTAAGGGAGCCACTTCCTTTGATTATACATCATCTACCTGTTGCAGTAACCTTTGCATTCATCGGCGATGAAAATATGGTG GTAATAGACCCCACACATTTTGAAGAGGGTATTATGGGAGGAAGATTGACTGCTACGCTTAATGCTAATGGGGATTTATGTGCAATACAAAAGGCTGGGGGCGATGGTGTTATGCAGAGTGTCATCATGCAGTGCTTGCGCATTGCTTCGGTGAAGGCAGCGGATATTACAGCAAAGATAAGGAAAGCT GTTGACTCATATAACACGGAAAGAGCACTAAGCAAGATCAGGCGGCAGCCTGCTAGTGTGGCTGTACAAGTTACTGAACCTAATCAGATAGAAGTTAAGGAGCTCATAAGCAAACATAAGGAGAAATTGATGTTGAAATCAGAAGAGGGTGGTGCAAGTCACAGTGATGACATGGAAATTGAAGCCCAATCATCTGAACAAGATAAAAGTAGAAGGAGAGATAGCACCTCAAAGAGTTTTGTCGGTGGTCCCTTGAGTTG GGATCCCTACTCAAAAGGTGTAGATTTTGAGGAATTGCAAGCCTCTATTGCTTCACGTG TGAAGGTGGCACCTGTAGAGAAGCTAGAGAAATCAAGATCTGATGAGCCATACAAAGGAGAATCACCTAAATTACTTGCTGACAGCAGTACCTCCCTTTTGTCAGATGAAAAGGCTGCAACTGGACTACaaatagaaaaagagaagaCTTTGAAAGATGCTGTGAAGCCTAAGcacaagagaaaaaagaaggcATCAACGAACACAGATGCAAGTTAG
- the LOC113740287 gene encoding DNA-(apurinic or apyrimidinic site) endonuclease isoform X1, with protein sequence MKRFFKPVEKDGSSKKANVSASSPFSSVNDGEETAEISSENGDNKEPLKFLTWNANSFLLRAKNDWPEFSKFVENLDPDIIAIQEVRMPAAGSKGTPKNPRELKDDTSSSREEKQVMMRALSSPPFRNYAVWWSLSDFKYAGTALLIKKCFKPQKVSFSLDRTGSKHEPEGRVILAEFESFRFLNTYVPNNGWKDEETSFQRRRKWDKRMLEFVLQNSDKPLIWCGDLNVSHEDIDVSHPEFFSTAKLNGYVPPNKEDSGQPGFTLSERKRFGAILKEGKLVDAYRYLHKEKDMERGFSWSGNPVGKYRGKRMRIDYFIVSEKLKDRIVSCEMHGQGIELDGFYGSDHCPLSLELSAKSCESET encoded by the exons ATGAAGAGATTTTTTAAACCAGTGGAAAAAGATGGCTCTTCCAAGAAAGCCAATGTCTCTGCTTCTTCCCCTTTTTCCTCAGTTAATGATGGTGAAGAAACTGCAGAAATCTCTTCAGAGAATGGCGACAATAAGGAGCCTTTAAAGTTCTTGACGTGGAATGCTAATAGCTTTCTTTTGAGAGCGAAGAATGACTGGCCTGAGTTCAGTAAATTCGTGGAGAATCTTGACCCTGATATCATCGCCATACAG GAAGTAAGGATGCCTGCAGCCGGCTCCAAGGGAACACCTAAAAATCCTAGAGAGTTGAAAGATGACACAAGCTCTTCACGTGAAGAAAAGCAG GTTATGATGCGTGCCCTATCAAGTCCACCTTTTCGAAATTATGCAGTTTGGTGGTCTCTTTCAGATTTTAAGTATGCTGGTACTGCATTACTTATTAAAAAGTGCTTCAAACCACAGAAGGTCTCTTTCTCACTTGATCGAACAG GTTCAAAGCATGAACCAGAAGGTCGGGTAATTTTGGCTGAATTTGAGTCATTCCGGTTTCTTAATACCTATGTGCCGAACAATGGTTGGAAAGATGAGGAAACTTCTTTtcagaggagaagaaaatgggatAAGAGGATGCTAGAGTTTGTTTTGCAAAACTCAGACAAACCTCTTATCTGGTGCGGTGACCTCAATGTCAG TCATGAGGATATAGATGTGAGCCATCCAGAATTTTTCAGCACAGCAAAGCTTAATGGTTATGTCCCCCCAAACAAAGAG GATTCTGGGCAGCCTGGATTTACACTGTCTGAAAGGAAGCGATTTGGTGCTATATTGAAAGA GGGAAAGCTAGTAGATGCCTACAGGTACTTGCATAAGGAGAAGGACATGGAGCGTGGCTTTTCATGGTCAGGGAACCCTGTTGGAAA GTACCGTGGAAAAAGGATGAGAATTGACTATTTCATTGTTTCAGAGAAACTTAAGGATAGAATCGTCTCATGTGAGATGCATGGGCAAGGAATTGAATTAGATG